One part of the Streptomyces ferrugineus genome encodes these proteins:
- a CDS encoding epoxide hydrolase family protein, giving the protein MSSVIEPYRADIPQAALDDLRDRLHGTRWPDRETVDDWSQGAPLDQVRSLCRRWADDYDWRATERRLNAFPQYTTELDGLPVHFLHVRSPHPDAVPLLLTHGWPSSVVEFLDLIPRLTEPEDPADAFHVVCPSLPGHGLGPAPTGTGWTVGRIAAAWAELMARLGHDRYIAHGGDWGSWVSAALGSTDAAHLRGIHLTMPLARPPERQIPFEELDERDRAAMGRMQSFGKNRSGYAAIQSTRPQALGYGLADSPAAQLAWITDRFWEWADHDGDLEKAVPADRLLDIVSMYWFGNTGAASARLFWESFESEPMAPTAVPTGCSVFPKDAWLPRAWARERFTDLRYWRDLPDGGHFPALERPEVLAAELRAFRRELGRPAP; this is encoded by the coding sequence ATGAGCTCAGTCATCGAGCCCTACCGGGCGGACATCCCGCAAGCAGCCCTCGACGATCTCCGCGACCGGCTGCACGGCACGCGCTGGCCGGACCGGGAGACGGTGGACGACTGGTCCCAGGGCGCCCCCCTGGACCAGGTGCGCAGCCTGTGCCGGCGCTGGGCCGACGACTACGACTGGCGTGCGACCGAACGCAGGCTGAACGCCTTCCCGCAGTACACCACCGAGCTCGACGGACTGCCGGTCCACTTCCTGCACGTGCGCTCGCCGCACCCGGACGCCGTGCCGCTGCTGCTGACGCACGGCTGGCCCAGCTCCGTCGTCGAGTTCCTCGACCTGATCCCGCGGCTGACCGAGCCCGAGGACCCGGCCGACGCCTTCCACGTCGTGTGCCCCTCCCTGCCGGGGCACGGCCTCGGCCCCGCCCCCACGGGGACCGGCTGGACGGTCGGCCGGATCGCCGCGGCCTGGGCGGAGTTGATGGCCCGCCTGGGCCACGACCGGTACATCGCCCACGGCGGCGACTGGGGCTCCTGGGTGTCGGCGGCGCTGGGGAGCACGGACGCCGCGCACCTGCGGGGCATCCATCTGACGATGCCGCTGGCCCGGCCCCCGGAGCGGCAGATCCCGTTCGAGGAGCTGGACGAGCGCGACCGGGCGGCCATGGGCCGGATGCAGAGCTTCGGGAAGAACCGTTCCGGCTACGCGGCGATCCAGTCCACCCGACCCCAGGCGCTCGGCTACGGCCTCGCCGACTCGCCGGCCGCCCAGCTCGCCTGGATCACCGACCGGTTCTGGGAGTGGGCCGACCACGACGGCGACCTGGAGAAGGCGGTGCCGGCCGACCGGCTCCTGGACATCGTGTCGATGTACTGGTTCGGCAACACCGGCGCCGCGTCCGCCCGGCTGTTCTGGGAGAGCTTCGAGTCGGAGCCGATGGCCCCGACCGCCGTCCCCACCGGCTGCTCGGTCTTCCCCAAGGACGCCTGGCTGCCCCGCGCCTGGGCCCGGGAGCGCTTCACCGACCTGCGCTACTGGCGGGACCTTCCCGACGGCGGCCACTTCCCGGCCCTGGAGCGGCCGGAGGTGCTGGCCGCCGAACTGCGCGCGTTCCGCCGCGAACTGGGCCGACCGGCCCCCTGA
- a CDS encoding CaiB/BaiF CoA transferase family protein, with translation METTPETGGPLSGLRVLELAAIGPAPFACMLLADLGADVVRVDRPDTARAFGAWHRVLDRGRRSVALDLKNPAAVDAVLRLVEGADVLVEGHRPGVAERLGVGPAACLARNPRLVYGRMTGWGQDGPLAKEPGHDINYLALTGALDAIGRPGGPPAVPLNLLGDFAGGGLPLAFGILAALQERGRSGRGQVVDTAIVDGTAALLAMLAGMTAAGAWEPERGTNVLDGGAPFYDVYACADGRYVAVGALEDRFYAALLDGLDLHPDEVPDRAVRASWPRLRERFAARFATRTRDAWEAVFAGTEACVTPVLTLREAERHPHHRARGVHVGADGVVQPAPVPRFRRTPAPPVREPAPAVGAHTREVLAEVGLTEDDLKPVPSPPSDSPTPGTHSRRTPAVPRTAPAPART, from the coding sequence ATGGAGACGACACCCGAGACCGGCGGTCCGCTGAGCGGGCTGCGCGTACTGGAACTCGCGGCGATCGGCCCCGCGCCGTTCGCCTGCATGCTCCTCGCCGACCTGGGGGCCGACGTCGTCCGCGTCGACCGTCCGGACACCGCCCGGGCCTTCGGCGCCTGGCACCGGGTGCTGGACCGCGGGCGCCGCTCGGTGGCCCTCGACCTGAAGAACCCGGCGGCCGTGGACGCCGTGCTGCGCCTGGTCGAAGGGGCGGACGTGCTCGTCGAGGGCCACCGGCCCGGGGTCGCGGAGCGGCTCGGTGTCGGACCGGCCGCCTGCCTCGCCCGCAACCCGCGCCTGGTGTACGGGCGGATGACCGGCTGGGGGCAGGACGGGCCGCTCGCGAAGGAGCCCGGACACGACATCAACTACCTGGCGCTGACCGGTGCGCTGGACGCGATCGGCCGGCCCGGTGGTCCGCCGGCCGTGCCGCTCAACCTCCTCGGCGACTTCGCGGGCGGCGGGCTGCCGCTCGCCTTCGGCATCCTGGCCGCCCTCCAGGAGCGCGGGCGGTCGGGCCGCGGGCAGGTCGTGGACACCGCGATCGTCGACGGGACGGCCGCGCTGCTCGCCATGCTCGCCGGGATGACCGCGGCCGGCGCGTGGGAGCCGGAGCGCGGCACCAACGTCCTCGACGGCGGGGCCCCGTTCTACGACGTCTACGCCTGCGCCGACGGCCGGTACGTGGCGGTCGGAGCGCTGGAGGACCGCTTCTACGCCGCGCTGCTCGACGGACTCGACCTGCACCCGGACGAGGTCCCCGACCGGGCGGTACGGGCCTCCTGGCCGCGGTTGCGCGAGCGGTTCGCCGCGCGCTTCGCCACCCGCACGCGGGACGCCTGGGAGGCCGTGTTCGCGGGTACGGAGGCCTGCGTGACACCCGTGCTGACCCTGCGGGAGGCGGAGCGCCACCCCCACCACCGGGCGCGCGGCGTGCACGTCGGGGCGGACGGCGTCGTCCAGCCCGCGCCGGTCCCGCGCTTTCGCCGCACCCCCGCCCCGCCGGTCCGGGAGCCCGCCCCGGCCGTCGGCGCCCACACCCGCGAGGTCCTGGCGGAGGTGGGCCTCACCGAGGACGACCTGAAGCCTGTGCCGAGTCCCCCCTCCGACTCCCCGACACCCGGCACACACTCTCGGCGGACCCCGGCAGTCCCACGCACCGCACCCGCGCCGGCCCGGACCTGA
- a CDS encoding cytochrome P450, whose protein sequence is MTTSTSPSGADSETAPRTFPYQRGCPFSMPAEYPEMIDRDVSQVTLTGSGLRIWTVTGYHTIRQLLTDPRVSASRKHDNFPFYFIAPPEFRTETSFIGYDGEAHTRTRRKAALTFTSRQVKKLRPRIEEIVDEHIDRMLATPPPVDMHHAFSLPVPMTVICELLGIPHDKHDFFIKHGTALLGGHSSAEERQAAIVEVNAYVDDLIQLKKREPGEDLLSRAMADYEASGEEYTDRDLFNMVRLLMNGGHETTASQISLGTACLLENPDQLEQLKADPELVRPAVEELVRIATIGDTAVPRVALADIEIGGQVIRKGDGILCLGLAANRDPEVFPEPEKVILSRGSRKHLGFGHGVHHCIGADLARLELEIVWSKLFQRIPTLRLAKPFAEIPRKEGAVIYGLWELPITW, encoded by the coding sequence ATGACGACCAGCACCAGTCCGTCCGGCGCCGATTCCGAGACCGCGCCCCGGACCTTCCCGTACCAGCGCGGCTGCCCGTTCAGCATGCCCGCCGAGTACCCGGAGATGATCGACAGGGACGTCTCCCAGGTCACCCTGACCGGTTCGGGGCTGCGGATCTGGACGGTCACCGGCTATCACACGATCCGTCAGCTGCTCACCGACCCCCGGGTCAGCGCCTCGCGCAAGCACGACAACTTCCCCTTCTACTTCATCGCGCCGCCGGAGTTCCGCACGGAGACCTCCTTCATCGGCTACGACGGCGAGGCGCACACCAGGACCCGCCGCAAGGCGGCGCTCACCTTCACCAGCCGCCAGGTCAAGAAGCTGCGCCCGCGCATCGAGGAGATCGTCGACGAGCACATCGACCGGATGCTGGCGACCCCGCCGCCGGTGGACATGCACCACGCCTTCTCGCTGCCCGTCCCGATGACGGTGATCTGCGAACTCCTCGGCATACCCCACGACAAGCACGACTTCTTCATCAAGCACGGCACCGCCCTGCTCGGCGGGCACAGCAGCGCGGAGGAGCGCCAGGCCGCGATCGTCGAGGTCAACGCGTACGTCGACGACCTGATCCAGCTGAAGAAGCGGGAGCCCGGCGAGGACCTGCTCAGCCGTGCGATGGCCGACTACGAGGCATCCGGCGAGGAGTACACCGACCGCGACCTGTTCAACATGGTCCGGCTGCTGATGAACGGCGGCCATGAGACCACCGCCAGCCAGATCTCGCTGGGCACGGCCTGCCTGCTGGAAAACCCGGATCAGCTGGAGCAGTTGAAGGCGGACCCGGAGCTGGTCAGGCCCGCGGTCGAGGAACTCGTCCGGATCGCGACCATCGGCGACACGGCGGTGCCGCGGGTCGCGCTGGCGGACATCGAGATCGGCGGGCAGGTCATCCGCAAGGGCGACGGCATCCTGTGCCTGGGCCTCGCCGCCAACCGCGACCCGGAGGTCTTCCCCGAGCCGGAGAAGGTCATCCTCAGCCGCGGCAGCCGCAAACACCTCGGCTTCGGCCACGGCGTGCACCACTGCATCGGCGCCGATCTGGCCCGCCTGGAGCTGGAGATCGTCTGGAGCAAGCTCTTCCAGCGCATCCCGACGCTGCGGCTGGCCAAGCCGTTCGCGGAGATCCCCCGCAAGGAGGGCGCCGTGATCTACGGCCTCTGGGAGCTCCCGATCACCTGGTGA
- a CDS encoding 2Fe-2S iron-sulfur cluster-binding protein, translated as MPKITYRSPDGTDTVVDVASPGTVMRGAKLNNVVGIEAQCGGSAQCGTCHVYVDEANTLPLPPMHEVEDDVLYGTASPRRETSRLSCQLPVTDAMDGLVVHLPEAQS; from the coding sequence ATGCCCAAGATCACCTACCGGAGCCCCGACGGCACCGACACCGTCGTCGACGTCGCCTCCCCCGGCACCGTGATGCGCGGCGCGAAGCTCAACAACGTCGTCGGCATCGAGGCGCAGTGCGGCGGCTCGGCCCAGTGCGGCACCTGCCACGTCTACGTCGACGAGGCCAACACCCTGCCGCTGCCGCCCATGCACGAAGTGGAGGACGACGTCCTTTACGGCACGGCCAGTCCGCGCCGCGAGACCAGCCGGCTGAGCTGCCAGCTCCCCGTCACCGACGCCATGGACGGGCTGGTGGTGCATCTGCCGGAGGCGCAGTCCTGA
- a CDS encoding NAD(P)/FAD-dependent oxidoreductase yields MAAPSVVVVGAGQGGTETAAALRGRGFSGRITLVGAEDALPYQRPPLSKGYLTGGTPADELPLRPRSFFAAQDIELVTGTPVTAIDPDGMRISLAQGGGRRVSLRYDHLVLATGARPRVLPVPGASLAGVHTLGDQRDALALRAELRPGAHLLVVGGGFVGLELASTARLLGLEVTVVEAAARVMGRSASAALAEHLTAGHRAHGARVLTRREVVALRGDDTGRVRVAELDGGERVPADVVVMGVGVLPRTGLAADAGLPVGDGVLVDRTLRAGDPAVHAIGDCARFPSPHAGRPLRLESVQNASDQARCVAADICGAPEPYTAVPWFWTEQCGLRVQIAGSTAGHDRTVVSGDVAGGRFSVFCFAGERLVGVESVNRPADHMITRRLLAEGGAALPSAAEVSHPDFDLRKHRRARQPQ; encoded by the coding sequence ATGGCCGCGCCCTCGGTCGTCGTCGTCGGCGCCGGGCAGGGCGGCACCGAGACCGCCGCCGCCCTGCGCGGTCGGGGCTTCTCCGGCCGGATCACCCTGGTCGGCGCGGAGGACGCCCTCCCCTACCAGCGTCCGCCCCTGTCCAAGGGGTACCTCACCGGCGGCACTCCGGCCGACGAACTCCCCCTGCGGCCGCGGTCGTTCTTCGCGGCGCAGGACATCGAGCTGGTCACCGGCACCCCGGTCACCGCCATCGACCCGGACGGCATGCGGATCTCCCTCGCACAGGGCGGCGGTCGCCGCGTGAGTCTGCGCTACGACCACCTCGTCCTCGCCACCGGCGCGCGGCCCCGGGTGCTGCCGGTGCCCGGCGCCTCGCTGGCCGGCGTCCACACCCTCGGCGATCAGCGCGACGCCCTCGCGCTGCGCGCGGAACTGCGGCCCGGGGCGCATCTGCTGGTCGTCGGCGGCGGCTTCGTCGGGCTCGAACTCGCCTCCACGGCACGGCTGCTGGGCCTGGAGGTCACGGTCGTCGAGGCCGCGGCCAGGGTCATGGGGCGCTCCGCCAGCGCGGCCCTGGCCGAGCACCTGACCGCCGGGCACCGCGCCCACGGCGCCCGCGTCCTGACCCGGCGTGAGGTGGTGGCCCTGCGCGGCGACGACACGGGCCGGGTGCGGGTGGCCGAGCTGGACGGCGGGGAGCGGGTCCCGGCGGACGTCGTCGTGATGGGCGTCGGGGTCCTGCCGCGGACCGGACTCGCCGCGGACGCCGGACTGCCGGTCGGCGACGGCGTCCTCGTCGACCGGACGCTCAGGGCCGGCGATCCGGCTGTCCACGCGATCGGCGACTGCGCCCGCTTCCCGAGCCCGCACGCGGGGCGACCGCTGCGGCTGGAGTCGGTGCAGAACGCCTCGGACCAGGCCCGCTGCGTGGCCGCGGACATCTGCGGCGCCCCGGAGCCGTACACGGCGGTCCCGTGGTTCTGGACCGAGCAGTGCGGGCTGCGGGTGCAGATCGCGGGCAGCACCGCGGGCCACGACCGCACGGTGGTGTCCGGGGACGTGGCGGGCGGGCGCTTCTCGGTGTTCTGCTTCGCCGGGGAACGGCTGGTGGGCGTCGAGTCGGTGAACCGCCCGGCGGACCACATGATCACCCGCCGCCTGCTGGCCGAGGGCGGCGCCGCGCTGCCGTCCGCGGCGGAGGTGTCCCACCCGGACTTCGACCTCAGGAAGCACCGGCGGGCGCGCCAGCCGCAGTAG